The window TTGCTTCCCTTTTTGTCAGCGCTGCATCTAGATCTCCTCACTTTATCACGCTTATTATTGTTGTCTTAAGTGTTGTTGCGGCTGTTTCGTTGAGTCTTCATTCTTGCTGCTATTGTGTATTTTTTCTTTAGCTGATTAGTGATTAACGTtgcttcaatttctttttttttttttttaattttgggtctgttttaatttataatcttttTGGAGAAGAAAAGTTCAAATGAAAAAGTGAGAGAAAAAATTAATGATCTAATAAAAAGATTGATGAATCGAATTGCAAGACTAAAAACACCAATATCAAATCTAATATGAGATTTTAAGTGTAAATTGGATCACGAGTTTGTTCAAATTTAATTCGATTCCATCTATGTACATCCTTATCGCAAAAAATTTGGCACACAATTCATAACATTTGATTGCAGCACACTTACACTTTTAAATATCGtttggataaaatatattttttgtatttaaaattttttaagagaaaTTAGGATGGATATTCATGGTGGGTGTGACAAAACTCTAACGCACTCTATAAAAGATAGAGCTTcatttgacaaaaaaattaataataataaaataaaaggatagaGCTTTATATATTTTCATTCCCAAGGTTTGTGATATGTTTCTTGACTTCCTTATTTTTCCACTAAATTTCTGTTTTGGTCTTGAGATTCACGCGACTATTCATTTTGgtctttgaaatttaaaattatctatattgGTCCTCTAGATTTAAGTTCGCACACCAATGTGATCCTTCGATTCTTTTCGACGATGATTAGAAAAACGGAATGTTGGGATGACACCCTCCTTACTATGTTAGAGGATCAGTAAACGATGTAATTTACCATTGACATCCAAACAAGTCAGAAATGTAGTCGTTTTGTATACGAAGGAAGAAGAAACGATAGAGACCCAAAATAAagtattattcttcttctctacCTCCACTATTCTTCATTTCTGATTTGTTTGGGTGTCAAGAATAAATGACGTCACTTACTTATCATTCAGCATGGCTGAAAAGATGTCATCTTAGCACTCCATTTGCTTAATCATCACTAAAAAGACTCGAGGAATCATATTGGTGTTTGAACTTAAATCTAGAAGACTAATATaagtaattttgaatttcaaaaactaaattgaataatcgcgtgaatctcaggaccaaaatgaaaatttagtctttatttttcttttggttttgttTTATCCACCTTGCTTTTTTGGTGAACATTTCAATAATGTTGCCAAAAAAACCTTCAATCTTGATTGCAAAGAGCCAAAGACTAACAGAATAATAATAAGCTAATACTATAAGAGGAGATTAGAATATATACAGGGGATCACCTTTTCTTGGTTACTCAATTAGTATCGTTGACCCTTGAAACCCAAAATTAATGAGATATAGGCTGGTTTGTTTTGTTGTTCTTTTAAGTTATTATCATTTTGTGAATAAGAAAAATACTTTTTCCAGATTAAGTATATTTGCGTCATGAAtgataattaaaatgtaaatttagACTACGTTTCTCTAAAAGATGTTGTAACAAATGCTAACTACTCTTAGATTTTTCTATGCAACaagtaatatattttaatttaaaaaacgtTGACTCATCTACCAAATGCTATTTTTGTCATTTTATGTTTATTAGAGAAACTCGTATTTAACATTATCCATGTCATGACCCTGACATGGACAGCTACTAGTCTTTTGATTTTGGGAGGGGCACTGATTTTTCGGCTCTTGTTCAAAAATATCTGAAACAGGCTTTAATGTTCATCATAAAAAAATGTATGTTAACTTACATAACAAGATCGTCATGCAATTTTAAAGCTCATGAAATCAAGTTGGCATTAATATTAAATGAATTTTATTATCCTGTACTCTAAAAGTATGGATTACGCatctcataaaaaaatattttaacattatttattatttttatacattaaaaacgtaaaaaaatttatttttacaataaataatactaaaatatttttgcatGATCTGTATGTTTAACCTATATTTTTAAAGTATATGAtaataaaattcatattaaatataatttgctTACAAGTTACAACCACTTAGGTATTTACTTCTTTTGCatttaaataagtatttattAGTCTTCATTTAGCAAAATTAAGTAACATTAAATGAATGGaatttatatacttaataaaaaaataatttcgtcCAACTAATCTAAACTATCTAAAATAAAGctataaaattatttctttaattcACTTACGCAATTATGATTAAACACTACTTATTTataaccaaatttaaaaatatctatttttttttttcatttttgggaTGAATTTTATTAGACGTGTGTAtcttttttcttctaaatttcagTTTCAAACGTACAGCTCAAAAACTTgttaataaaaacatagaaattaaAACGTATCTGGGAATGAATGATTTGTGAACACACTAGACATAATGCAAACATCTCTATGAATCAAACTACATACACATTTAAAACATGACATCATGGAGagttaattaaaatatgttactaaaaatataaataaaatcaaatcctATATCCATAATACGCAATATTATTATTCATGATCGAAGAGCGAGGCACAATAAACTACTAAATGATCGATGAAAGAACACCTCAAAAAATGGGAATACATACATACTTTAATTTCAGAAGAAGTAACATTATAGTACAGCTAGCATCATAAATCATCATAATACCATTAATTCAAcccatatatatatttattaacaatataCCTAAAATAATAGCTGGAATAGCCTGTGAATATGGCATTAAATGTTTCATATTAAATATGTGACACCCTTTATTTAAatcatcataatatatatatgtagTTTACCAGCCACTGAGAAGAAATTAAAGTGGAGATCAGAGCTAGGGAAAGAGAGGAAGCAGATCGAAGAGAGAAATAATGGAAGAGGGAAAAGGAACCGTTTGTGTAACTGGTGGGACAGGGTTTGTAGCATCATGGCTAATTAAGAATCTTCTTCAACGTGGTTACTGTGTTCGAGCCACCGTTAGATGCCATAGTAGTAGTGCTGATGATGAAGGAATAACAACGGgtatgtatgtgtatatatataactaCTATAATCttcttttcttaattagttattattataaatttagttttaattatttaacaaaCTTCACCTCTAATAATTAAGAGTCGACAGCTTgggtttagtatttttttttctctttcaaacGTCGTGAATTTGAATTCTATTTAAAAGTTTGTTGTTGTATAATATCATTAGCTTTTACAATAATTGAAATGAAAAGTTGAGATTTAATTTTATGTATggacagaaaagaagaaagaccTGAGCTATTTGAGAAAGTTAGAAGGAGCATCGAAGAGGCTGAAAGTGTTCCATGGAGAGCTTGAAGAAGTGGGTAGTTATGACGAGGCCATAGAAGGGTGTGTAGGGGTGTTCCACCTTGCTCATCCAATGGATGTGAATGGAGAAGAGGGGGAAGAAAAGGTGACAAAGAGAGCCATGGAAGGTACACTTGGAATCTTGAAAGCTTGCCTTCGCTCTAAGACTGTCAGAAGAGTGGTTTACGCTTCCAGTGCTGTCACTGTCTTGTACAATAATGGTAACAACAATCCCTCTTAACTAAAAATACATGCATAATTATATTTagagaaaaaatttgaagtgtatCTAAAACGCAGATTtttcaatatataatatatatattaatttaaattaataattaaaattaatagaatattaatattttaggtacatttaaaattttttcatacTTCAAATTTTATTGCTAGCTTATAGGTATATGTGTGTTAACTATTAAATACTGTTATtgctttataaatttttaatttttgattaaaaCTTTTAACCAAAGAGTAGCTTAGATAGTTAGATTCCTTATTTTATATTCGTTAAGGAAAAATACTGGTAACTAATAGGATTTAGTGTTTAGTCAATAATTcacaataaaaagaaacattttaaattaaaaataaaaaacttaaatttaaataaaaaatttaaaatttaatatttaatatttaaaatttaaaatttatagtgaCTAGTAGCAGTGGGTGATTAGCAATGGCAGGAGGTGATTGGCGCCGACAATGGTGGTAGTTAGCAAGGGTGGCTGGTGGTATAGGTAGGAGATATTTGGTGGTAAGTAAAATTGATGTGTTCGgaggaagaaggaaaaaaaaaaggtgcaaaaGAGCaagttcgaaaaaaaaaaattgtgaatggatattgagtttatttttttagatattggtGGATATTAGCTGAGTTTTTGTTAGTTATCTAACATAAAAAGTATAGGATATGAGTGCATATAAGTCTACTCGGATCGGATTATATTTGATTAGACTTTAATTCTCTAATATTTTACTGAATCTATTTTAAAGAATTCAATTCGATCTTAAATTGATTCGAAAACTAATCAGATTGATTTGATGTAAAATTAGTGTATACaatgatataaattttaatattttatatgataaatttagaaattttgaattctaaaaattaaatttaacaaatgtgatattatatttatactaaaataaattattttaaaattaaaataataatttttaatattataatattaattgaaatataaaaatataatattttattattaatttcattttaaaatatattttaattataaaatataatttgggACTAGGCCGAATTTTATTCAAAGCATAATTTGAACCCAACTCAGAAtaatataaagtaaaaataaatgaCAAATTTAAATCCATCAAAATATACTTTGAGTTTGGATtgtgtcttcttttttttttctcattgaaAAAATCTGTACCTCCATATAACCTCTCTAacctttccttctatttttctagcTGCCTCCTTTGTCTTGCAATATTCTAGCATACTTCAAAGTTGTATTTAAATTGGGATATATATAATCTTCCTTTTCTATTCTTAATGTAGCACTCCATCCATCTCTCTAGGTGGATTATAAATTGCTTAAAAGTCATAGAGAGTCTCTTTTTCACTCTGATAATATTagtatctttaataaaaaaagaaaaatctaaaataGTTTCTGATAATTATTTCAAAAGACAACGagatatttgacaaaaaaaatttaattcgacCTCTAATAATTatttcgaaaggacaacgaggtctctgtgcaaaaaaaaagttaatattatattttttagcacagaattaatcaataaaaaaaaatcaaagatcggattagttgtttttttttttttttcttaagaatCTCGTTATCTTTTTGAGATAATTGTCGAATATTGGATAAGTATTCactctaaaaaaaattgaaagacatTATGAGCATGAGACTAGCTTTATTCTAAAACTCTCTAGTTAATTTCAGATAGCATTAAAAGCTAATCTCTATTGTACCAGCACTAACTCCGGATACGAATTGATGTAGTTGTATGTGATAGATAAGAATTGATTTCTTATTCTCAGAT is drawn from Arachis hypogaea cultivar Tifrunner chromosome 12, arahy.Tifrunner.gnm2.J5K5, whole genome shotgun sequence and contains these coding sequences:
- the LOC112728271 gene encoding protein BRI1-5 ENHANCED 1 isoform X3 gives rise to the protein MEEGKGTVCVTGGTGFVASWLIKNLLQRGYCVRATVRCHSSSADDEGITTEKKKDLSYLRKLEGASKRLKVFHGELEEVGSYDEAIEGCVGVFHLAHPMDVNGEEGEEKVTKRAMEGTLGILKACLRSKTVRRVVYASSAVTVLYNNGKNALETVDEETWSEIEVCQNGNNIVSSSYLVSKILTEKAALEFGENNGLEVVSLVLPLVVGPFICPNIPSSVHIALAIILGDHSKYEYLTNSYMVHIDDAANALIFLFEYANANGRYICSSHQVSFYQVYQLLSQRYPHLHISLPD